A window from Acidobacteriota bacterium encodes these proteins:
- a CDS encoding MinD/ParA family protein, with product MTPPDRLSPHNCGRTAAVRGLAAPGGRTPRVIAVTSGKGGVGKTNIVANLSVSLAELDRKVIALDGDFGLANLDILFGIAPRYHLGHVLCGDRTMGDICVQGPAGVRIIPSGSGLQRMAELTRAQRSRLAGEFARIDADTDYVIIDTAAGISRNVIQFLLLAGEVIVVSTPEPAAIVDAYAVIKIVLAEAPDKNIQVVVNCAESASDAREVFGQIDSVVRRFLDRGIEYLGHIERDPRVPEAVRAQVPVAHRFPDSPAGRCFRLLAHRLTQREGEIRSSELLLWETLLNDWVN from the coding sequence ATGACACCCCCCGATCGGTTGAGCCCGCACAATTGCGGCCGGACGGCTGCGGTACGGGGCCTGGCGGCGCCCGGGGGGCGGACGCCCCGCGTGATCGCGGTGACCAGCGGGAAGGGGGGGGTCGGGAAGACCAATATCGTCGCCAACCTATCGGTGAGCCTGGCGGAACTGGACCGCAAGGTCATCGCCCTGGACGGCGACTTCGGACTGGCAAACCTGGACATCCTCTTCGGCATCGCGCCGCGGTACCACCTGGGCCACGTGCTCTGCGGCGACCGGACCATGGGCGACATCTGCGTCCAGGGACCGGCGGGGGTCCGGATCATTCCCTCGGGGAGCGGGCTGCAGCGCATGGCGGAACTGACGCGCGCCCAGAGGAGCCGGCTGGCCGGGGAATTCGCCCGGATCGACGCGGACACCGATTACGTCATCATCGACACCGCGGCGGGGATTTCGCGCAACGTGATCCAGTTCCTGCTCCTGGCGGGCGAGGTCATCGTCGTCAGCACCCCGGAACCCGCGGCCATCGTCGACGCCTACGCCGTCATCAAGATCGTCCTGGCGGAGGCTCCGGACAAGAATATCCAGGTCGTCGTCAACTGCGCGGAATCCGCCTCCGATGCCCGGGAGGTATTCGGCCAGATCGACTCGGTGGTCCGGCGCTTTCTCGACCGCGGAATCGAATACCTCGGGCATATCGAGCGCGACCCCCGCGTGCCCGAGGCGGTGCGCGCCCAGGTCCCGGTGGCGCACCGGTTCCCCGACTCCCCCGCCGGCCGCTGCTTCCGTCTCCTGGCGCACCGGCTGACGCAGCGGGAGGGGGAGATCCGTTCATCCGAACTTTTGCTTTGGGAAACACTGCTCAACGACTGGGTCAACTGA
- a CDS encoding sigma-54-dependent Fis family transcriptional regulator, which translates to MKPGDVRILVVDDEGPMRQLVRSALGDAGHAVDEAADGRTALAMLRRSPYDAIVTGLRRPGAGGETLFDEALRLFPGTAVLLLTDPADIPSAVDAVRRGACDFLPKPFQPAELVLRVERGLEETRLKQENLRMRGELEERQRFSGLVGGSAPMQDVCNLVRLVARKTGTVLVEGEPGTGKELVARAIHSNSPRKDQPLVPIRCGATPPQLLGEELFGRLSEARHGTLFLDEVSRVPIDLQLELLRALGEREFELIIATSSTDLASAVQQGGFRSDLYDRLGVIPIRVPPLRRRREDIPLLAAHFVRKFCADRSLPPKQVSHDALRLLVAHDWPGNVRQLENAVETAVSLSAERPLLDPGDFPAVARRTGPDPDRGEIEIPEDGVHFNAVISDLEKRLILRSLEATRGNKKRAASLLHLKRTTFVEKLRKLGTGTGPSPEGGD; encoded by the coding sequence ATGAAACCCGGAGACGTCCGGATCCTGGTCGTCGATGACGAGGGTCCCATGCGCCAGCTGGTTCGCAGCGCCCTGGGAGACGCGGGGCATGCGGTGGATGAGGCCGCCGACGGCCGGACGGCCCTGGCCATGCTCCGCCGATCCCCCTATGACGCGATCGTCACCGGCCTCCGTCGCCCCGGAGCGGGGGGAGAAACCCTTTTCGATGAGGCACTTCGGCTCTTCCCCGGGACCGCCGTCCTCCTCCTGACCGACCCCGCGGACATCCCCTCGGCCGTGGACGCCGTCCGCCGGGGGGCGTGCGACTTCCTCCCCAAGCCGTTCCAGCCCGCCGAGCTGGTCCTGCGGGTGGAACGGGGGCTCGAAGAAACACGGTTGAAGCAGGAAAACCTCCGGATGCGGGGTGAACTGGAAGAAAGGCAACGGTTTTCCGGCCTGGTGGGCGGGAGCGCCCCGATGCAGGATGTCTGCAACCTGGTCCGCCTGGTCGCCCGGAAAACCGGTACCGTCCTCGTCGAGGGGGAGCCGGGGACCGGCAAGGAACTGGTCGCGCGTGCCATCCACTCCAACAGCCCACGGAAGGACCAGCCGCTGGTCCCGATCCGCTGCGGCGCCACCCCCCCCCAATTGCTCGGAGAGGAGCTCTTCGGCCGGCTTTCGGAGGCCCGGCACGGGACCCTCTTCCTGGACGAGGTCTCCAGAGTGCCGATCGACCTGCAGCTCGAGCTGCTCCGCGCGCTCGGGGAGCGGGAGTTCGAGCTGATCATCGCCACCTCCAGCACCGACCTCGCCTCCGCCGTTCAGCAGGGGGGATTCCGAAGCGATCTCTACGACCGGCTGGGCGTGATCCCCATCCGCGTCCCCCCGCTGAGGAGGCGCAGGGAAGACATCCCGCTGCTCGCCGCCCATTTCGTCCGGAAGTTCTGCGCCGACCGGTCCCTGCCTCCCAAACAGGTGTCCCATGACGCGTTGCGCCTCCTCGTGGCCCACGACTGGCCCGGAAACGTGCGCCAGCTCGAAAATGCCGTGGAAACAGCGGTTTCCCTCTCCGCGGAGCGCCCGCTGCTCGACCCGGGGGATTTTCCCGCCGTCGCCCGGCGGACGGGTCCCGACCCGGACCGGGGTGAGATCGAGATCCCCGAGGACGGCGTCCACTTCAACGCCGTGATATCGGACCTGGAGAAGCGCCTCATCCTCCGGAGCCTCGAGGCGACCCGGGGGAACAAGAAGAGGGCGGCCTCGCTCCTGCACCTGAAACGGACCACCTTCGTCGAAAAGCTGCGCAAGCTCGGGACGGGGACCGGTCCCTCCCCCGAAGGCGGGGACTGA
- the argH gene encoding argininosuccinate lyase, whose amino-acid sequence MEVHVARKKLWGGRFSSDEDPLFAQFNDSLPFDRELLEADIEGSLAYARALERAGIFTPAERARVEKGLRAVRKDAERDPEAVLRSGAEDVHSYVEQALHAHAGALALKLHTGRSRNDQVATDLRLYLKRKEAGIARELDLLLGSVADLAARYPQAVTPGYTHLQRAQPVLFSHHVLAYGEMFLRDRDRLRDSLRRIDVSPLGSGALSGTVYPVDRGALAADLGFASAAPNSMDAVSDRDFVLDFLFFAAALMVHLSRLAEDLILYNSSEFAFVEMDDSVSSGSSLMPQKKNPDALELVRGKTGRVFGHLAAMLTVLKGLPMTYNKDLQEDKEGVFDTVRTVDACVRMVRRVLEKIRLRPERMREAAARGYLNATELADYLVAKGLPFREAHDLVGKIVMRASELGLPLEQLPLREYQAFSPLFEEGVHEALGLERTISRREEPGGTAPAAVRKALAAFRKRIRS is encoded by the coding sequence ATGGAGGTGCACGTGGCCAGAAAGAAGCTGTGGGGAGGACGTTTTTCCTCGGATGAAGACCCGCTCTTTGCACAGTTCAACGATTCCCTCCCCTTCGACCGGGAGCTGCTCGAAGCGGACATCGAGGGGAGTCTCGCCTATGCCCGCGCCCTCGAGCGCGCCGGCATTTTCACGCCGGCCGAGCGCGCGCGCGTCGAGAAAGGGCTCCGCGCGGTCCGGAAGGACGCGGAGCGGGACCCCGAAGCCGTGCTCCGGAGCGGGGCGGAGGACGTGCACAGCTACGTGGAGCAGGCGCTCCACGCCCATGCCGGGGCCCTGGCCCTGAAGCTCCACACCGGGCGGAGCCGGAACGACCAGGTGGCCACCGACCTCCGCCTCTACCTGAAACGGAAAGAGGCCGGGATCGCCCGGGAGCTCGACCTCCTGCTCGGGTCCGTGGCGGATCTCGCCGCCCGCTACCCGCAGGCGGTCACCCCGGGGTACACCCACCTGCAGCGGGCGCAGCCGGTGCTTTTTTCCCACCACGTCCTGGCCTACGGCGAGATGTTCCTGCGCGACCGCGACCGGCTCCGGGACTCGCTCCGGCGCATCGACGTGAGCCCCCTGGGCTCGGGCGCCCTTTCCGGCACGGTCTACCCGGTCGACCGCGGCGCGCTCGCCGCCGATCTCGGCTTCGCCTCCGCGGCGCCCAACAGCATGGACGCGGTGTCCGACCGTGATTTCGTGCTCGATTTCCTCTTCTTCGCCGCCGCCCTGATGGTGCACCTCAGCCGGCTGGCCGAGGACCTGATCCTCTACAATTCCTCGGAGTTCGCCTTCGTCGAAATGGACGACAGCGTCTCCTCGGGCAGCAGCCTGATGCCGCAGAAGAAGAACCCCGACGCGCTGGAGCTCGTGCGCGGGAAGACGGGGCGCGTGTTCGGCCACCTGGCGGCCATGCTCACCGTATTGAAGGGCCTGCCCATGACCTACAACAAGGACCTGCAGGAGGACAAGGAGGGGGTGTTCGACACCGTCCGGACCGTCGACGCCTGCGTCCGGATGGTCCGGAGGGTGCTGGAAAAGATCCGCCTGCGGCCGGAGCGGATGCGGGAGGCGGCCGCGCGCGGATATCTGAACGCGACCGAACTGGCGGACTACCTGGTCGCGAAAGGCCTCCCCTTCAGGGAGGCCCACGACCTGGTGGGGAAGATCGTCATGCGGGCTTCGGAACTCGGGCTCCCCCTGGAGCAGCTCCCCCTGAGGGAGTACCAGGCCTTCTCCCCCCTTTTCGAGGAAGGGGTCCACGAGGCGCTCGGCCTCGAGCGCACGATCTCGCGCAGGGAGGAACCGGGCGGAACCGCCCCGGCCGCCGTGCGCAAGGCCCTGGCCGCTTTCCGGAAGAGAATCCGCTCCTAG
- the speA gene encoding biosynthetic arginine decarboxylase, with product MKELTTSLRLSPSEIPNRIYGVENWGGGYFGVSEQGALTVHPTRNPLMGVEVIGLVQTLLQRKVKPPFLLRFPQILDTQIRELHEAFRNSIAEYNYGARHRGVFPMKVNQNRSVVERLMAAAHRYEYGLEVGTKAELAAALTLSIHPNALMVCNGIKDRRYLEWAMQSSRIGKNPVLVIEEVSDLQKISEVSAALGIDPSLGFRVRVFSRGAGKWEESGGETSKFGINTIQLLDCLKTVSDRGWTRQLKMLHFHIGSQITDIRRIKNAIKEAARVYAKVRKMGFPVEYLNVGGGLGVDYDGSRTASDCSVNYSMQEFANDIVYTINEICLSENVPPPTIVTESGRAVAAHHALFIMNVIRTLNPGLGGSEVDPAKVDSEVVQEMMDLYTEITPKNFREYYHDALQHREELQSLFNLGYLNLQNRAQGEWLFWEICRKAIKFSRSMKERPEEFIDLENILASKYICNFSVFQSTPDSWALDQLFPIIPVTRLTEEPTVRATLCDITCDSDGQIDKFVDLRDVKQALELHRVNADPYFLAIFLVGAYQESLGMNHNLLGSVNEAHFLVDDAGRPHLDRVIRGESLGQVLETAGYQARDLVENLKQMAQSAEAQKKITAEERESFCASYESALAGYTYLED from the coding sequence ATGAAGGAACTTACGACTAGTCTTCGCCTCTCGCCGAGCGAAATCCCCAACCGCATCTACGGGGTGGAGAACTGGGGCGGGGGATACTTCGGCGTCAGCGAGCAGGGGGCCCTCACCGTTCACCCGACCCGCAACCCCCTGATGGGGGTCGAAGTGATCGGACTCGTCCAGACGCTGCTCCAGCGGAAGGTGAAACCCCCCTTTCTCCTCCGTTTCCCCCAGATCCTGGACACGCAGATCCGGGAACTGCACGAGGCGTTCCGCAACTCGATCGCCGAATACAACTACGGGGCTCGGCACCGGGGCGTTTTCCCCATGAAGGTGAACCAGAACCGGAGCGTCGTGGAGCGCCTGATGGCCGCCGCCCACCGCTACGAATACGGGCTCGAGGTCGGCACCAAGGCCGAGCTGGCCGCCGCGCTAACCCTTTCGATCCACCCGAACGCGCTGATGGTGTGCAACGGCATCAAGGACCGCAGGTACCTGGAATGGGCCATGCAATCGTCCCGGATCGGCAAGAACCCGGTGCTGGTGATCGAGGAGGTGTCCGACCTGCAGAAGATCTCCGAGGTGTCGGCCGCCCTGGGGATCGATCCCAGCCTGGGGTTCCGGGTGCGGGTCTTCTCCCGGGGCGCGGGCAAGTGGGAGGAGTCGGGGGGGGAGACCTCCAAGTTCGGCATCAACACCATCCAGCTGCTCGATTGCCTGAAAACGGTCTCCGACCGGGGGTGGACCCGGCAGCTGAAGATGCTCCATTTTCACATCGGGTCCCAGATCACCGATATCCGCCGGATCAAGAACGCGATCAAGGAGGCGGCGCGGGTTTACGCCAAGGTGCGCAAGATGGGGTTCCCGGTCGAATATCTCAACGTGGGCGGGGGGCTCGGCGTCGATTACGACGGGAGCCGCACGGCCTCGGACTGCAGCGTCAACTACAGCATGCAGGAGTTCGCCAACGACATCGTCTACACCATCAACGAAATCTGCCTGTCGGAAAACGTGCCCCCGCCGACGATCGTGACGGAGAGCGGCCGGGCGGTCGCCGCGCATCACGCCCTGTTCATCATGAACGTCATCCGGACTCTGAACCCCGGCCTGGGGGGGTCGGAGGTCGATCCCGCGAAGGTCGATTCCGAGGTCGTGCAGGAGATGATGGACCTCTACACCGAAATCACCCCCAAGAACTTCCGGGAGTATTACCACGACGCGCTGCAGCACCGGGAGGAGCTCCAGTCCCTGTTCAACCTCGGCTACCTGAACCTCCAGAACCGGGCCCAGGGGGAATGGCTTTTCTGGGAGATCTGCCGCAAGGCGATCAAGTTCTCCCGTTCCATGAAGGAGCGCCCGGAGGAGTTCATCGACCTGGAGAACATCCTGGCCAGCAAGTACATCTGCAACTTCTCGGTCTTCCAGTCCACCCCGGACAGCTGGGCGCTCGACCAGCTGTTCCCCATCATCCCGGTCACGCGCCTGACGGAGGAGCCGACGGTGCGCGCCACGCTCTGCGACATCACCTGCGACTCGGACGGGCAGATCGACAAGTTCGTCGACCTGCGCGACGTGAAGCAGGCGCTCGAGCTGCACCGCGTCAACGCGGACCCCTATTTCCTGGCCATCTTCCTCGTCGGCGCCTACCAGGAATCGCTGGGGATGAACCACAACCTGCTGGGGTCGGTCAACGAGGCGCACTTTCTCGTGGATGACGCCGGGAGGCCCCATCTCGACAGGGTGATCCGGGGCGAATCGCTCGGGCAGGTGCTGGAGACCGCCGGGTACCAGGCGCGCGACCTGGTGGAAAACCTCAAGCAGATGGCCCAGAGCGCCGAAGCGCAGAAGAAGATCACCGCCGAGGAGCGGGAGTCCTTCTGCGCCTCCTACGAATCGGCGCTGGCAGGTTATACCTACCTGGAAGACTAG
- the efp gene encoding elongation factor P has protein sequence MISATQIKRGMAIKLNGELYRVFSFQHITPGNWRGMVQTKLKSLKSGSIIEHRFRSEDRVEQAYLETHEVEFLYSDGSDYYFMNTESFEQFHLSSDWLEDAIPYMTPNIKLKIEYCEGKPIGVELPASVELRVTSTEPGLRGATVSNVNKPATLETGLVILVPPFVNEGELIRVDTSEGKYQERVKS, from the coding sequence ATGATTTCTGCGACACAGATCAAGCGGGGCATGGCCATCAAACTGAACGGGGAACTGTACCGGGTCTTTTCCTTCCAGCACATCACGCCCGGGAACTGGCGCGGCATGGTGCAGACGAAGCTGAAATCGCTCAAATCGGGATCGATCATCGAGCACCGCTTCCGGTCCGAGGACCGTGTGGAACAGGCCTACCTGGAAACCCACGAGGTGGAGTTCCTCTACTCGGACGGGTCGGACTACTATTTCATGAACACCGAGTCCTTCGAACAGTTCCACCTTTCATCGGACTGGCTCGAGGACGCCATCCCCTACATGACCCCGAACATCAAGCTCAAGATCGAATACTGCGAGGGGAAGCCGATCGGGGTGGAACTCCCCGCGAGCGTCGAGCTCCGGGTGACGTCGACCGAACCGGGGCTGCGGGGGGCGACGGTGAGCAACGTCAACAAGCCGGCCACGCTGGAGACGGGGCTCGTGATCCTGGTGCCCCCTTTCGTCAACGAAGGGGAGCTGATCCGGGTGGATACGAGCGAGGGGAAATACCAGGAACGGGTCAAATCGTAA
- the frr gene encoding ribosome recycling factor → MVRQILDAARKGMEKCIEDLERNLATIRTGRASVGILDGVQANYYGTPTPLSQMASLSTPDPSLIVIQPWDTSTIAAIEKAILTSDLGLNPTNDGKVVRLPIPPLTQERRKQLAKNVGQIGEQHRVAVRLVRQQANDQVKSHLKEKKISEDEEKDALKKVQELTNQYIEKVGELQKRKESEILEI, encoded by the coding sequence ATGGTTCGACAGATACTTGATGCTGCCAGGAAAGGCATGGAAAAGTGCATTGAAGACCTCGAGCGGAATCTGGCCACGATCCGGACGGGGAGGGCTTCCGTCGGGATCCTCGACGGCGTTCAGGCCAACTACTACGGCACCCCGACGCCGCTCTCCCAGATGGCTTCGCTCTCCACCCCGGACCCGAGCCTGATCGTGATCCAGCCCTGGGACACCTCGACGATCGCCGCCATCGAGAAGGCGATCCTGACCTCCGACCTGGGACTGAATCCCACCAACGACGGAAAGGTGGTCCGGCTGCCGATCCCGCCGCTCACCCAGGAGAGGCGCAAGCAGCTGGCCAAGAACGTCGGGCAGATCGGCGAGCAGCACCGCGTCGCGGTGCGCCTGGTGCGGCAGCAGGCGAACGACCAGGTCAAGAGCCATCTCAAGGAAAAGAAGATATCCGAAGACGAGGAGAAGGACGCCCTGAAAAAGGTGCAGGAACTGACCAACCAGTACATCGAGAAGGTCGGGGAACTGCAGAAGCGGAAGGAGTCCGAAATACTCGAAATCTGA